The Lysobacter sp. genome includes a window with the following:
- a CDS encoding DUF937 domain-containing protein — translation MSNLTNDLLAQLQGAPLQQISRQLGIDQNQAAGAVSAALPLLMGALGKNASQPQGAEALFGALQRDHTGGGGIGDLLGMVLGGAQSRQTDGAGMLGHILGGQQGRAEQHLGEATGLGGDRAGMLMKILAPIVMAYLAKRMFGGNESGGGQAMGLGGGNPTADILGAVLGQEQQQVRQQGGLAGGLLGAVLDKDGDGDVDLSDMLKLGGGLLGGNR, via the coding sequence ATGAGCAACCTGACCAACGATCTGCTCGCCCAACTCCAGGGCGCCCCGTTGCAGCAGATTTCCCGGCAACTCGGCATCGACCAGAATCAGGCGGCCGGCGCGGTCAGCGCGGCGCTGCCGCTGCTGATGGGCGCGTTGGGCAAGAACGCCAGCCAGCCGCAGGGCGCGGAGGCGCTGTTCGGCGCACTGCAGCGCGACCATACCGGTGGCGGCGGCATCGGCGATCTGCTCGGCATGGTGCTGGGCGGCGCGCAGAGCCGGCAGACCGACGGCGCTGGCATGCTCGGGCATATTCTCGGTGGCCAGCAGGGCCGCGCCGAACAGCATCTGGGCGAAGCGACCGGGCTGGGCGGCGATCGCGCCGGCATGCTGATGAAGATTCTCGCGCCGATCGTGATGGCGTATCTCGCCAAGCGCATGTTCGGCGGCAACGAAAGCGGCGGCGGTCAGGCGATGGGCCTGGGCGGCGGCAACCCGACGGCCGACATCCTGGGCGCCGTTCTCGGTCAGGAACAGCAACAAGTGCGCCAGCAGGGCGGCCTGGCAGGCGGCCTGCTCGGCGCGGTGCTCGACAAGGACGGCGACGGCGATGTCGACCTGAGCGACATGCTGAAACTGGGCGGCGGTCTGCTCGGCGGCAATCGCTGA
- a CDS encoding tetratricopeptide repeat protein has protein sequence MDSPVSTKRFRIAFSFAGEKREFVQQVADLLAERFGQGKILYDKYHEAEFAVFDLGIKLPKLYGEQSDLIVPVLCPDYDAKRWTGWEWVHIYGLLTKADGHRVMPSRFEYAKADGLSPASGFIDLDDKTPDEFVTLILERLALNEGHPKDYYTKPAVVVASAPKTLIPHNLPALQPFFGREDELRKIADALDPDSRTWGALIDGPGGMGKTSLAVRAAYDAPPEIFDKIVYISLKSRELDDDGLRDLSGFLVSGLVELFGELARELGRDDIVKVAEDQRPRLLLDALRGTQTLLVLDNLESLLKPERDILFTFVKKLPAGCKAILTSRGRIGSGAEELILEKLGQQAALDTLAELATHNPHLARTSEAERLVLYRETGGKPLLLRWTAGQIGRGHCLTFTDALDFLRSCPPGNDPLEFIFGDLVEDFSEAETRALCALTYFTLPVKLENVAANAGLPEPETDRALRSLVNRSLAVPTDELTAFTLVPMAADFLRKKKPEVVADAGDRLEQRAYALIIENGYRNHDRFPALEAAWPGIAPALALFLAGDNKRLQTVCFAIQQFLNFQGRWDEWLALNEKAETKAVAAADHVNAGWRTYHAGSVHVLRKQPDAVLACADRTEAHSIAAKAGAHMRATAILLRGTGYQLKGEYPAAIAAYKEALLLFRNLAAESEEVAATLNDLASAEGMSGNYGTAEKHCREALRMARAIGDAEGVAVFTGNLADLAIDRQDWPAAEILAREALPLSEAVHRQELIAEDNRRLAKALLSQGKAAEALPHAQRAVEIYTRLGSPDLAEAKATLAECGG, from the coding sequence ATGGATTCTCCTGTCAGCACGAAACGCTTCCGCATCGCATTTTCCTTTGCTGGGGAAAAACGCGAATTCGTACAACAGGTTGCTGACTTGCTTGCCGAGCGATTCGGGCAGGGAAAGATCCTCTACGACAAATATCACGAGGCGGAATTTGCGGTATTCGACCTCGGGATCAAGTTGCCCAAGCTATACGGCGAGCAGTCCGACCTCATCGTTCCTGTCCTCTGTCCTGACTACGACGCGAAGCGGTGGACCGGATGGGAGTGGGTCCACATCTACGGCCTGCTCACGAAAGCAGACGGTCATCGTGTAATGCCCAGTCGGTTCGAATATGCAAAAGCCGACGGCCTGAGTCCGGCTTCCGGCTTCATCGACCTCGACGACAAAACCCCCGACGAATTCGTCACCCTCATCCTCGAACGCCTCGCGCTCAACGAAGGCCACCCGAAGGATTACTACACCAAACCCGCCGTCGTTGTTGCATCCGCGCCAAAAACGCTCATTCCCCACAACCTGCCCGCGCTGCAGCCGTTCTTCGGCCGCGAAGACGAGTTAAGAAAAATCGCCGACGCTCTCGACCCGGATTCACGCACCTGGGGCGCATTGATCGATGGTCCGGGCGGGATGGGCAAGACTTCGCTCGCGGTCCGCGCCGCTTACGATGCCCCGCCGGAAATCTTCGACAAGATCGTCTACATCTCGCTGAAGAGCCGCGAGCTGGACGACGACGGCCTGCGCGACCTCAGCGGCTTTCTGGTCAGCGGTCTGGTCGAGCTGTTCGGCGAACTCGCCCGCGAGCTGGGCCGCGACGATATCGTCAAGGTCGCGGAAGACCAGCGTCCGCGCCTGCTGCTGGACGCCCTGCGCGGCACGCAGACGCTGTTGGTCCTCGACAATCTGGAAAGCCTGCTCAAACCCGAGCGCGACATCCTCTTCACCTTCGTCAAGAAACTGCCCGCCGGCTGCAAGGCCATCCTCACCAGCCGTGGACGCATCGGCTCCGGCGCAGAGGAGTTGATCCTCGAAAAACTCGGCCAACAAGCCGCGCTCGACACGCTGGCCGAACTCGCCACGCACAACCCGCACCTCGCCAGAACCAGCGAAGCCGAGCGCCTTGTGCTGTATCGAGAGACCGGCGGCAAGCCGCTGCTGCTGCGCTGGACCGCCGGACAGATCGGGCGCGGCCACTGCCTCACGTTCACCGATGCGCTCGATTTCCTGCGCTCCTGCCCGCCGGGCAACGACCCGCTGGAATTCATCTTCGGCGATCTGGTGGAGGACTTCAGCGAGGCCGAGACCCGGGCGCTCTGCGCGCTCACTTACTTCACTCTACCGGTCAAGTTGGAGAACGTCGCCGCCAACGCCGGGCTGCCGGAACCGGAGACCGACCGCGCCCTGCGCAGCCTCGTCAATCGCTCTCTCGCCGTACCGACCGATGAGCTGACCGCTTTCACACTCGTGCCTATGGCTGCGGACTTCCTGCGCAAGAAAAAACCCGAGGTGGTGGCGGACGCCGGTGACCGGCTGGAACAGCGCGCCTACGCGCTGATCATCGAAAACGGCTACCGGAACCACGATCGCTTCCCCGCACTAGAAGCCGCATGGCCCGGCATTGCCCCTGCACTGGCGCTGTTTCTCGCGGGCGACAACAAGCGCCTGCAAACGGTTTGCTTTGCTATTCAACAATTCCTGAATTTTCAGGGGCGCTGGGATGAATGGCTAGCCCTTAACGAGAAAGCCGAAACCAAAGCCGTAGCCGCTGCCGATCATGTCAACGCCGGCTGGCGCACTTATCACGCCGGCTCAGTTCACGTTCTACGCAAGCAGCCCGATGCCGTGCTTGCCTGTGCCGACCGCACCGAAGCACACTCTATTGCGGCGAAGGCGGGCGCCCATATGCGGGCCACTGCCATTCTACTGCGTGGCACCGGCTATCAATTGAAAGGCGAATACCCCGCCGCCATCGCCGCCTATAAAGAGGCACTCTTATTGTTCCGCAACCTCGCCGCCGAGAGCGAGGAAGTGGCAGCAACCCTGAATGATCTCGCATCGGCCGAAGGAATGTCTGGCAATTACGGCACTGCCGAGAAGCATTGCCGCGAGGCGCTCCGCATGGCCCGAGCCATCGGTGACGCCGAAGGCGTGGCCGTCTTCACCGGCAATCTGGCTGATCTGGCCATCGACCGCCAGGACTGGCCAGCCGCCGAAATCCTCGCGCGCGAAGCCCTGCCCTTGTCCGAAGCCGTCCACCGCCAAGAATTGATCGCGGAAGACAACCGCCGCCTCGCCAAAGCCCTCTTAAGCCAAGGAAAAGCCGCCGAGGCCCTGCCCCATGCCCAGCGGGCAGTGGAGATCTACACCCGACTCGGCTCCCCCGACCTAGCCGAGGCCAAAGCCACTCTCGCCGAGTGCGGTGGCTGA
- the katG gene encoding catalase/peroxidase HPI translates to MSTESKCPFPHGTQHQTMASGGRGNRDWWPNQLNLDMLHQRSEKSDPMGADFDYAAEFKTLDLDAVVADLTALMTDSQDWWPADWGHYGGLFIRMAWHSAGTYRISDGRGGGGNGSQRFAPLNSWPDNGNLDKARRLLWPIKQKYGRKLSWADLMILAGNVALESMGFKTFGFAGGRADIWEPEKDINWGAEAEWLATSDKANSRYSGDRQLANPLGAVQMGLIYVNPEGPDGHPDPVASGRDVRETFARMAMDDEETVALVAGGHTFGKAHGAGDPKLVGAEPEGGSIEQQGLGWANAFGSGRGAHATTSGIEGAWKPNPTTWDNGYFDVLFGNEWVLSKSPAGAHQWTPKDPKPEHMIPDAHDPSKRHPPMMTTADLSMRMDPAYEKIARRFHADPAAFADAFARAWFKLTHRDMGPRARYLGKLVPAEVLIWQDPVPAVDHPLIDAQDIADLKTKLLGSGLSVSQLVSTAWASASTFRGSDKRGGANGARIRLAPQKDWDVNRPAELANVLATLERIQAAFNGAQTGGKRVSLADLIVLGGCAAVEAAAKKAGVDVVVPFAPGRTDASQEQTDIESFAVLEPMADGFRNYARPGLEGIAAELLLDKAQLLTLTSPEMTVLIGGLRVLGANVGGAAHGVFTQRPETLSNDFFVHLLDMNTAWQRASADANVLEGRDRKTGVLKWTGTVVDLVFGSNSQLRSLAEVYASSDSQTKFVHDFVAAWVKVMNNDRFDLG, encoded by the coding sequence ATGTCGACCGAATCCAAATGCCCATTCCCGCACGGCACACAGCACCAGACCATGGCCAGCGGCGGTCGCGGCAACCGCGACTGGTGGCCCAACCAGCTGAATCTCGACATGCTGCATCAGCGCTCGGAGAAGTCCGACCCGATGGGCGCGGACTTCGACTACGCCGCTGAATTCAAGACGCTCGATCTCGACGCCGTGGTCGCCGACCTGACCGCGCTGATGACCGATTCGCAGGACTGGTGGCCCGCCGACTGGGGTCATTACGGCGGCCTTTTCATCCGCATGGCCTGGCACTCGGCCGGCACCTACCGCATCTCCGATGGACGCGGCGGCGGCGGCAACGGCTCGCAGCGCTTCGCCCCGTTGAACAGCTGGCCGGACAACGGCAACCTCGACAAGGCCCGCCGCCTGCTGTGGCCGATCAAGCAGAAATACGGACGCAAGCTGAGCTGGGCCGACCTGATGATCCTGGCCGGCAACGTCGCGCTGGAATCGATGGGCTTCAAGACCTTCGGCTTCGCCGGTGGCCGCGCGGACATCTGGGAACCCGAAAAAGACATCAACTGGGGCGCCGAGGCCGAATGGCTGGCGACCAGCGACAAGGCCAACAGCCGCTACTCCGGCGATCGCCAACTGGCGAACCCGCTGGGTGCGGTGCAGATGGGCCTGATCTACGTGAACCCGGAAGGCCCGGACGGCCACCCGGATCCGGTCGCCTCCGGCCGCGACGTGCGCGAAACCTTCGCTCGCATGGCGATGGACGACGAAGAAACCGTCGCTCTCGTCGCCGGCGGCCACACCTTCGGCAAAGCACACGGCGCGGGCGATCCGAAGCTGGTCGGCGCTGAGCCCGAAGGCGGTTCGATCGAACAGCAGGGCCTGGGCTGGGCCAACGCCTTCGGCAGCGGTCGCGGCGCGCACGCCACCACCAGCGGCATCGAAGGCGCGTGGAAACCCAACCCCACCACCTGGGACAACGGCTACTTCGACGTGCTCTTCGGCAACGAATGGGTGTTGAGCAAAAGCCCGGCCGGCGCGCACCAGTGGACGCCGAAGGATCCGAAGCCGGAACACATGATTCCCGATGCGCACGATCCGTCGAAACGACATCCGCCGATGATGACCACCGCCGATCTGTCGATGCGCATGGATCCGGCCTACGAAAAAATCGCGCGCCGCTTCCACGCCGATCCCGCCGCCTTCGCCGATGCCTTCGCACGCGCGTGGTTCAAACTCACCCACCGCGACATGGGCCCGCGCGCCCGTTACCTGGGCAAGCTCGTGCCTGCGGAAGTGCTGATCTGGCAGGACCCGGTGCCCGCCGTCGATCATCCGCTGATCGATGCGCAGGACATCGCCGATCTGAAAACCAAGCTGCTCGGCTCCGGCTTATCCGTCTCGCAGTTGGTCTCGACGGCTTGGGCCTCGGCGTCCACATTCCGCGGTAGCGATAAACGCGGCGGCGCCAACGGCGCACGCATCCGCCTCGCGCCGCAGAAGGATTGGGACGTGAACCGACCCGCCGAACTGGCGAACGTGCTCGCGACGCTGGAACGCATCCAGGCCGCGTTCAACGGCGCGCAAACCGGCGGCAAGCGGGTGTCTTTGGCGGACTTGATCGTGCTCGGCGGCTGCGCTGCGGTCGAAGCCGCTGCGAAGAAAGCCGGCGTCGATGTGGTCGTCCCGTTCGCACCGGGCCGCACCGATGCGTCGCAGGAACAGACCGATATCGAATCCTTCGCGGTGCTGGAGCCGATGGCCGATGGCTTCCGCAACTATGCTCGTCCTGGACTGGAAGGCATCGCTGCGGAATTGCTGCTCGACAAGGCGCAGCTGTTGACGCTCACCTCGCCTGAAATGACGGTATTGATCGGCGGCCTGCGCGTGCTCGGGGCCAATGTTGGCGGCGCAGCGCACGGGGTGTTCACGCAGCGGCCGGAAACGCTGAGCAACGATTTCTTCGTCCATCTGCTCGATATGAATACCGCGTGGCAGCGTGCTTCCGCTGATGCGAATGTGTTGGAAGGCCGTGACCGCAAGACCGGTGTGCTGAAGTGGACTGGCACCGTGGTGGATCTGGTGTTCGGGTCGAATTCGCAGCTGCGTTCGCTGGCTGAGGTTTATGCGTCCAGCGATTCACAAACAAAGTTTGTGCATGACTTTGTCGCGGCTTGGGTGAAGGTGATGAACAACGATCGGTTTGATCTGGGGTGA
- a CDS encoding DUF998 domain-containing protein gives MTDKIRSGESNRSRCFHSPMTSVTCTAPPAGRCWRSDDATRSHRLSPTRRKIQGSSLWCGVLVPLVYFGAQVAAAPFHPDYSFLVNSASQLGSDASTLPALLNGGAILSGVLGLLSAYGIGTGLQAAGAKPWFAWLCAACSVSVGAAAIWAGLHPMPDPQHDPGALGIGMFLGPLALIAAFWNVRDGRAMRGYLWFTLVAFAALVPVMSGITLVDLNRYGGLMQRIAALVLYLPPAVTAWWLMRVGVQPSTRH, from the coding sequence ATGACGGACAAAATCAGAAGCGGTGAATCGAATCGGTCGCGCTGTTTTCACTCACCCATGACTTCGGTGACATGCACCGCACCGCCCGCCGGGCGATGCTGGCGTTCCGATGACGCTACCCGGAGCCATCGCTTGTCGCCGACACGACGAAAGATACAAGGCTCGAGCCTGTGGTGCGGCGTGCTGGTCCCGCTGGTGTACTTCGGTGCGCAGGTCGCCGCCGCGCCGTTCCATCCCGATTACAGCTTCCTGGTGAACTCGGCCAGCCAGCTCGGTTCGGACGCATCAACACTTCCGGCATTGCTCAACGGCGGCGCGATCCTGAGCGGCGTGCTCGGGCTGCTGTCGGCCTACGGCATCGGCACGGGGCTGCAAGCGGCCGGTGCAAAACCGTGGTTCGCGTGGCTCTGTGCGGCGTGCAGCGTGTCGGTCGGCGCGGCGGCGATCTGGGCGGGCTTGCATCCGATGCCCGACCCGCAGCACGACCCGGGCGCGCTCGGCATCGGAATGTTTCTTGGACCACTGGCGCTGATTGCGGCGTTCTGGAACGTGCGCGACGGCCGCGCGATGCGCGGCTATCTTTGGTTCACGCTGGTCGCGTTCGCCGCGTTGGTGCCGGTCATGAGCGGGATCACCCTGGTCGATCTGAATCGCTATGGCGGCCTGATGCAGCGGATCGCGGCGCTGGTACTTTATCTGCCGCCCGCGGTGACGGCATGGTGGCTGATGCGTGTGGGCGTTCAACCAAGCACGCGCCACTGA
- a CDS encoding uracil-DNA glycosylase, protein MPIDFCPGYTTTPFKTLARNYPGADIYPTDDFRTEWGPILHRGRLNGTARVLVIGQDPAQSEAVVRRILVGNAGKRVQGFLHKLGIRKRYVILNTYVYSVFGQQAGNAHIHDPAIAAYRNLWIAGVLDKSPIDAVVAFGGLARQAWEAWLDSPAAIGRPALHFEHLPHPTSPTAGGASEAQAAAATATMLAKYNAAIQRIRPLLGAIDAVASPLYGNAFTNDDLPDIPMADLPPGTPAWMSTEEEWAKRVGDTAAIKRRTIQIVVPPSVPL, encoded by the coding sequence ATGCCCATCGACTTCTGCCCCGGCTACACCACGACCCCGTTCAAGACGCTCGCACGCAATTACCCGGGTGCGGACATCTACCCCACCGACGACTTCCGCACCGAATGGGGCCCGATCCTCCATCGCGGCCGGCTCAACGGCACTGCGCGGGTGCTGGTCATCGGCCAGGATCCGGCGCAGTCCGAAGCGGTGGTGCGCCGCATCCTGGTCGGCAACGCCGGAAAACGCGTGCAGGGCTTTCTGCACAAGCTCGGCATCCGCAAGCGTTACGTCATCCTCAACACCTACGTCTACAGCGTGTTCGGGCAGCAGGCCGGCAATGCGCATATCCACGACCCCGCGATCGCCGCATACCGCAATCTCTGGATCGCCGGCGTGCTGGACAAGAGTCCGATCGATGCGGTGGTCGCGTTCGGCGGGCTCGCCCGTCAGGCGTGGGAAGCGTGGCTGGATTCGCCCGCCGCCATCGGCCGGCCGGCGCTGCACTTCGAACATCTGCCGCATCCCACCTCGCCTACCGCTGGCGGCGCGAGCGAGGCGCAGGCAGCAGCGGCCACCGCGACGATGCTGGCGAAGTACAACGCGGCGATCCAGCGCATCCGTCCGCTCCTCGGTGCGATCGACGCCGTCGCATCGCCGCTCTACGGCAACGCCTTCACCAACGACGATCTGCCCGACATTCCGATGGCGGATCTGCCACCGGGCACGCCGGCATGGATGTCGACCGAAGAAGAATGGGCCAAGCGTGTCGGCGACACCGCGGCGATCAAACGGCGCACGATCCAGATCGTCGTGCCGCCGTCGGTGCCTCTGTAA